The sequence CAGCTTGACTCTCGGGCGTCATGGCTTCTTTTTGGTTATTTGGAGTATACCCCGGTTGATACGCGCATCCCGCTATGGCGACACCCATTGCCAGCAATAGTATTCTCATTGTTCAGCTCCCGACTTCAACTCCGTTAGCGGCTGAAAAACATTCAACGTAATACGCTCACCACTTCGGTTTAAATTCACTTTATTCGGTAATATTTCTGACACCGTAAAACCGGCAATGGTATTGCCCTCTCGCAAAGACGTACCATTAATAACCGCCAGTTTCTTAACGTCAGAATAGATAATTTGTGTCAGCTGAATATCTGCAACTTCAGCTAATGCTAATGACGGCTCCGCATCCACAGGCGGCCGTGTTGGGTCCTTTGTCTGGGCACTTACGCTTGCAACCGACCCTAACAGTAATATCAGAACAACGCCTAACCATTTAACCACTGATAAACTCCTTGTCGGTACTTAGCAAATGCCACTCCAGAGTTATCTGCCCTTGCGGGTAACGTTTAACCTGATAATCAAAGTGAGCCCAAATGACATTTGGGTGCTGGCTTTGCAGCACTCTCACAAACGCCAAAACATCAAAATAGGTACCAGTAAATACAGCTTCTACCGCATGCTCATAAAGTGCAATACTTCCTGTTTCAAAAACTTTACGCGGCTCTTTAGCCGTTAAACTCTGGATTTCTAAAGCGTCCGACGTATTCAGTACGCTGTTCAGAAATGCTCTGCGCTGTGAAACTTCCTGTAAGGTTGCACTATTTTCAACCGACTGCCGCGCATTACTTGCCGACACCTGCAGCTGCTTTATCTCCTGTCTTAGCGGCTCGTTAATGTCCTCATCGAACTCGCCTTTCAGCTCATCCACCGCCGAATTAACCTGCTCGATTTGCTGATTCAAACGTTCATTTTCAGAGCTAAGAGCAGCAGCACTCTCCAGATCCGGCATTATGACGTAGCTCAGCATTGGCAGCACAATCAACAAAACAGCTGCAGCCGCTATCATGACTCGCTGTCGTGCCGGGAGCACGCCAAAGTTTTCTTCTAAATGCTGCCAACGGTTCATTCTTTTGCTGGCTCCTCACGTCTTTCGGTACGCAGTTGAAAAGACTGATAGCCCTCTTCGCTGCGTGACAGTTCAACGACCGCAAAGCGTTTACTGGCTAATAATTCGGACTGGTCAAACTTGTCCATCCACAACACTAGCTTTTCTGTATCGGTTGCGTAACCCTTTAAATATATCTTTTCACCGTCCAGCCCAAAACGTTCTAACCAAACGCCTTGTGGGGTAATGTCCGACAGCTCACTTAATAGCGAAGCAACCGCCGACGACTCAGACGTTTCAAAGTCACTGATACTTTGTCGAAACGTTCGCGCATCCTGAATGTAAGCTTGCAGTTCGGCTTTCTTAGAGACCAGTTCAGGGCTCTGTTTACGGCTATTTAAGCGGTCACGTAAAGACGTCAATTGAGCGTTTACGGAGTTGAGTCGCTCTGTCAGCTCATTATTTGTGTCTTGTGTCTGACGGTGTTGCCAGCCGGAAAAAATTACTAATGCAAAAACCACGACCGCCAAGGCAACCAGTCCTGTCGCTAATTTAGCTAGTGTGAGTCGCTGTTGAACCGGTACCAAGTCACCCCGATATAAATTAACGCTTTGTTTCATACCCGCAACTCCTCGAATACAGCGAGGCCGGGCAAGTCTGTAAAATCACCCTCTATTAACTCTTGCGACCACTGCGGATAACGGTAAACATCGCACTCGACCGCCAGCATTTGCGATACGTTTTTTACAACAACTCCCGGCTTTACATGTTCAATGGCAA comes from Idiomarina sp. X4 and encodes:
- a CDS encoding general secretion pathway protein GspB, translated to MVKWLGVVLILLLGSVASVSAQTKDPTRPPVDAEPSLALAEVADIQLTQIIYSDVKKLAVINGTSLREGNTIAGFTVSEILPNKVNLNRSGERITLNVFQPLTELKSGAEQ
- a CDS encoding Type II secretory pathway component — translated: MNRWQHLEENFGVLPARQRVMIAAAAVLLIVLPMLSYVIMPDLESAAALSSENERLNQQIEQVNSAVDELKGEFDEDINEPLRQEIKQLQVSASNARQSVENSATLQEVSQRRAFLNSVLNTSDALEIQSLTAKEPRKVFETGSIALYEHAVEAVFTGTYFDVLAFVRVLQSQHPNVIWAHFDYQVKRYPQGQITLEWHLLSTDKEFISG
- a CDS encoding PilN domain-containing protein: MKQSVNLYRGDLVPVQQRLTLAKLATGLVALAVVVFALVIFSGWQHRQTQDTNNELTERLNSVNAQLTSLRDRLNSRKQSPELVSKKAELQAYIQDARTFRQSISDFETSESSAVASLLSELSDITPQGVWLERFGLDGEKIYLKGYATDTEKLVLWMDKFDQSELLASKRFAVVELSRSEEGYQSFQLRTERREEPAKE